The following are from one region of the Halarcobacter sp. genome:
- a CDS encoding Sua5 YciO YrdC YwlC family protein: MDKNKVYLVQTDTTVGFSSADDEKLSTIKQRPLSQKILQTVDSFATLNKNARVPKHHRKKVRYSKKTTFIYPNLKSFRVIKEDIAFKDFIQKFGNQFSTSANLTGNKFDKDFAYENSDILVLTKDGFSENISSSIYKLGKNKLKKIR, from the coding sequence ATGGACAAAAATAAAGTATATTTAGTCCAAACTGATACTACAGTTGGTTTCTCATCGGCAGACGATGAGAAACTGTCAACTATAAAGCAAAGACCCCTTTCTCAAAAAATACTTCAAACTGTTGATTCTTTTGCAACATTAAACAAAAATGCAAGAGTTCCTAAACATCATAGAAAAAAAGTAAGATACTCAAAAAAGACAACTTTTATATATCCAAATCTAAAATCTTTTAGGGTTATAAAAGAGGATATAGCATTTAAAGATTTTATACAAAAGTTTGGAAACCAGTTCTCAACATCTGCTAATCTTACTGGAAATAAATTTGACAAAGATTTTGCTTATGAAAACTCAGATATATTGGTTTTGACAAAAGATGGATTTAGTGAAAATATATCTTCATCTATATATAAACTTGGAAAAAATAAATTAAAGAAGATAAGATAA